The Epinephelus lanceolatus isolate andai-2023 chromosome 1, ASM4190304v1, whole genome shotgun sequence genome has a window encoding:
- the LOC117257332 gene encoding guanylin yields the protein MKAVLATIAVLVLALGWTSEAVLVEENGLSFSLEAVKRLQELTESSAAAVQHSPRLRAGTMSLCADPMLPQEFLPLCKQRGASASLARLSMVPLDVCEICAFAACTGC from the exons ATGAAGGCTGTACTCGCCACCATCGCTGTCCTCGTCCTGGCTCTTGGCTGGACCTCTGAAGCTGTGCTGGTTGAA GAGAATGGACTGTCTTTCTCTTTGGAGGCCGTCAAGAGGCTGCAGGAGCTGACAGAGAGCAGTGCTGCAGCAGTACAGCATAGCCCACGACTGCGGGCGGGCACCATGTCCCTCTGCGCCGACCCCATGCTGCCACAGGAGTTCCTGCCCCTGTGCAAGCAGAGAGGAGCATCTGCATCCCTCGCCAGACTAT CTATGGTTCCCCTGGACGTCTGTGAGATCTGTGCCTTTGCTGCCTGCACCGGCTGCTAA